A single Blastococcus colisei DNA region contains:
- a CDS encoding TetR/AcrR family transcriptional regulator → MSELPGEPLSRRDRVRADTLREIRQTARRVLVDQGVDGLALRAVAREMGMTAPALYRYFDSREDLVEHVVADLYDELIDDLAAVRDATDPATPGARLISVSRAFRGWATAHHAEFGLLFGSAGERVLAPDDQRGPGERPPQVAGRRFGGVFGELVAQIYLERGFPVPDEADLDPALQEQLRAWCAKLPVSLPLGVMHVFLSCWIRLYGMVCMEVFGHLRFALDDAGPMFESELQALSAVLGVADEYRPPAEQRP, encoded by the coding sequence ATGAGCGAGCTGCCGGGAGAACCGCTGAGTCGCCGCGATCGCGTGCGTGCCGACACCCTGCGTGAGATCAGGCAGACGGCCCGCCGGGTGCTGGTCGACCAGGGCGTCGACGGCCTGGCGCTGCGCGCGGTCGCCCGGGAGATGGGCATGACGGCACCTGCGCTCTACCGGTACTTCGACAGCCGTGAGGACCTCGTCGAACACGTCGTCGCCGATCTCTACGACGAGCTCATCGACGACCTGGCGGCGGTCCGCGACGCGACCGATCCCGCGACGCCTGGGGCCCGGCTGATCTCCGTCTCCCGGGCGTTCCGGGGGTGGGCGACCGCCCACCACGCCGAGTTCGGCCTGCTGTTCGGCAGTGCGGGGGAGCGGGTGCTCGCACCTGATGACCAGCGTGGGCCGGGCGAGCGCCCGCCGCAGGTGGCCGGCCGCCGGTTCGGCGGCGTCTTCGGCGAACTCGTGGCGCAGATCTACCTGGAGCGCGGCTTCCCGGTGCCCGACGAGGCCGACCTCGACCCGGCACTCCAGGAGCAGCTGCGCGCGTGGTGCGCGAAGCTGCCGGTGTCGCTGCCGCTGGGCGTCATGCACGTCTTCCTGTCCTGCTGGATCCGGCTGTACGGGATGGTCTGCATGGAGGTGTTCGGTCACCTGCGGTTCGCCCTCGACGACGCCGGGCCCATGTTCGAGTCGGAACTGCAGGCACTGAGCGCCGTCCTGGGCGTGGCTGACGAGTACCGCCCGCCGGCGGAGCAGCGGCCGTGA
- a CDS encoding PaaI family thioesterase, giving the protein MSDDGADGTSGGFAERLGARAEVADDGSARLAFTAREEHLNQAGALHGGVLATLVDTAMGAAVRSAVDDGDVPATSQLTVTYLRPGKSGDLSVTARVRTRGEHLTVCEADVDQDGRSLVHAVATFALLHS; this is encoded by the coding sequence ATGAGCGACGACGGGGCTGACGGCACCAGTGGCGGGTTCGCGGAGCGGCTCGGTGCGCGGGCGGAGGTCGCCGACGACGGCTCGGCCCGGCTGGCGTTCACCGCCCGGGAGGAGCACCTCAACCAGGCGGGCGCGCTGCACGGCGGCGTCCTCGCCACGCTCGTCGACACCGCCATGGGCGCGGCCGTCCGGTCCGCCGTCGACGACGGTGACGTACCGGCGACCAGCCAGTTGACCGTCACCTACCTGCGGCCCGGGAAGTCCGGCGACCTGAGCGTCACCGCACGGGTCAGGACCCGCGGTGAGCACCTGACGGTCTGCGAGGCCGACGTCGACCAGGACGGCAGGAGCCTCGTGCACGCCGTCGCCACGTTCGCCCTGCTGCACTCCTGA
- a CDS encoding ferritin-like domain-containing protein, giving the protein MTDNNSKLINQLRALVLLTQTEEQVARTRISQARTDAVRRELTENADNAAARTLEITEQLRAIGGVPDVVTPAVGRLSAFFKATFEQAAPFEEALFTDLQLEHQLLDRATYVKVLADQAGQTKVRQLAEKLIDAHKATVEWLTVVLAEEAMGGPVALVPTPVQKVAGGVARAVNAPVRFWANTVNNAVDTVKHAGEETSDRFSAVTDRAAQLTDAVRETLTAGRSATLRRAEQVANREGDKDAAKAARSAREELGDVSADELPIKNYDNLSVGDAIKAIKGLDEPRDLRVIISYEEAHKSRANVASAAQTQLASLAKEAVGVDS; this is encoded by the coding sequence ATGACCGACAACAACAGCAAGCTCATCAACCAGCTGCGCGCCCTCGTCCTGCTCACGCAGACCGAGGAGCAGGTCGCACGCACCCGCATCTCCCAGGCCCGCACCGACGCGGTCCGTCGTGAGCTGACCGAGAACGCCGACAACGCCGCGGCCCGCACGCTCGAGATCACCGAGCAGCTGCGCGCCATCGGTGGCGTGCCGGACGTCGTCACCCCGGCGGTCGGTCGCCTGTCGGCCTTCTTCAAGGCCACCTTCGAGCAGGCCGCTCCCTTCGAGGAGGCGCTGTTCACCGACCTGCAGCTCGAGCACCAGCTGCTCGACCGCGCCACCTACGTCAAGGTCCTCGCCGACCAGGCCGGCCAGACCAAGGTGCGTCAGCTCGCCGAGAAGCTCATCGACGCCCACAAGGCGACCGTGGAGTGGCTGACCGTCGTCCTCGCCGAGGAGGCCATGGGTGGCCCCGTCGCCCTCGTGCCCACGCCGGTGCAGAAGGTCGCCGGTGGCGTGGCCCGGGCCGTCAACGCCCCGGTCCGCTTCTGGGCCAACACGGTGAACAACGCCGTCGACACGGTGAAGCACGCCGGTGAGGAGACCTCCGACCGGTTCTCCGCCGTCACCGACCGCGCCGCGCAGCTGACCGACGCCGTCCGCGAGACCCTCACCGCCGGCCGCAGCGCCACGCTGCGCCGCGCCGAGCAGGTCGCCAACCGCGAGGGCGACAAGGACGCCGCCAAGGCTGCCCGGTCCGCCCGCGAGGAGCTCGGTGACGTCTCCGCCGACGAGCTGCCGATCAAGAACTACGACAACCTGTCGGTCGGCGACGCCATCAAGGCGATCAAGGGCCTCGACGAGCCGCGCGACCTCCGCGTGATCATCTCCTACGAGGAGGCTCACAAGAGCCGGGCGAACGTGGCCAGCGCCGCGCAGACCCAGCTCGCCTCGCTGGCCAAGGAGGCCGTGGGCGTCGACAGCTGA
- a CDS encoding DUF427 domain-containing protein: MTTASWNGTVVAESDDIVTVEGNAYFPRDAVREDVLRPSAEQTLCPWKGTASYFDLEVDGRVNAAAAWYYPTPKDAAQEIAGRVAFWRGVEIR, from the coding sequence ATGACCACAGCCAGCTGGAACGGAACCGTCGTCGCGGAGTCCGACGACATCGTGACCGTCGAGGGCAACGCCTACTTCCCGCGCGACGCTGTGCGCGAGGACGTCCTGCGCCCCTCCGCCGAGCAGACCCTCTGCCCCTGGAAGGGCACCGCCTCCTACTTCGACCTCGAGGTCGACGGCCGCGTGAATGCGGCCGCCGCCTGGTACTACCCGACGCCGAAGGACGCCGCGCAGGAGATCGCCGGCCGCGTCGCTTTCTGGAGAGGTGTGGAGATTCGCTGA